A DNA window from Drosophila gunungcola strain Sukarami unplaced genomic scaffold, Dgunungcola_SK_2 000072F, whole genome shotgun sequence contains the following coding sequences:
- the LOC128264538 gene encoding neprilysin-3 isoform X1 codes for MSAKMTRYKQTEFTEDDSSSIGGIQLNEATGHTGMQIRYHTARATWNWRSRNKTEKWLLITTFVMALTIFTLLIVLFTDGGGSDGTKHVLHVQPHQKECPAGSELPCLNKHCIFASSEILKSIDVTVDPCDDFYGYSCNQWIKNNPIPEGKSTWGTFGKLEQMNQLIIRNVLEKPAKSFKSEAERKAKVYYESCLDADEHMEKLGAKPMNDLLLQIGGWNVTKSGYNVANWTMGRTLKILHNKYNFNCLFGWAIGEDDKNSSRHVIQIDQGGLTLPTADYYNNKTDNHRKVLNEYIEYMTKVCVLLGANESEARTQMIGVINFEKKLANITIPLEDRRNEEAMYHPMQLRQLAKLAPFLNWTDHFDNAMQMVGRRVTDDEVVVVYAPDFLKNLSDIILKMEQTDEGKITLNNYLVWQAVRTLTSCLSKPFRDAYKGVRKALMGSDGGEEIWRYCVSDTNNVVGFAVGAIFVRQAFHGESKPAAEQMIGEIREAFKTNLQNLTWVDKQTREKAIEKANEISDMIGFPDYILDPVELDKKYAELNITPNAYFENNIQVAIYNLKSNLKRLDQPVNKTNWGMTPQTVNAYYTPTKNQIVFPAGILQTPFFDINNPKSLNFGAMGVVMGHELTHAFDDQGREYDKFGNINRWWDPKSIERFNEKSECIARQYSGYKMNGRTLNGKQTLGENIADNGGLKAAYHAYQRTKSDRDVDVLKLPGLNLTHSQLFFVSFAQVWCSSTTDETNLLQMEKDPHSPSQFRVIGTLSNMKEFAEVFQCKAGKRMNPTEKCEVW; via the exons ATGAGCGCAAAG ATGACGCGCTACAAGCAGACCGAATTCACGGAAGACGACTCGAGTTCCATCGGCGGCATTCAATTGAATGAGGCCACCGGCCACACTGGCATGCAGATACGCTACCACACCGCTCGG GCAACATGGAATTGGCGTTCGAGGAACAAGACGGAGAAATGGCTGCTCATCACCACCTTTGTAATGGCCCTCACGATCTTCACGCTCCTGATCGTCCTTTTCACAGACGGAGGCGGCAGCGATGGCACCAAGCACGTCCTGCACGTCCAACCCCACCAGAAAG AGTGTCCCGCGGGAAGTGAGCTTCCCTGTTTGAATAAGCACTGCATCTTCGCCTCCAGCGAGATCCTCAAGTCCATCGACGTGACGGTTGATCCCTGCGATGACTTCTACGGATATTCCTG CAATCAGTGGATCAAGAACAACCCCATTCCCGAGGGCAAGTCCACGTGGGGCACGTTTGGTAAGCTGGAGCAGATGAACCAGCTGATCATCCGCAACGTGCTGGAGAAGCCGGCCAAGAGTTTTAAGTCGGAGGCCGAGCGAAAGGCCAAAGTATACTACGAGTCCTGCCTGGACGCGGATGAGCACATGGAGAAGCTGGGGGCCAAGCCCATGAACGACCTTCTGCTGCAGATTGGCGGCTGGAACGTGACCAAGAGCGGCTACAACGTGGCCAACTGGACGATGGGCCGCACCCTCAAGATACTACACAACAA ATACAACTTCAACTGCCTGTTTGGCTGGGCGATCGGGGAGGACGACAAGAACTCTTCGCGCCACGTCATCCAGATCGACCAGGGCGGCCTGACCCTGCCCACCGCCGACTACTACAACAACAAGACGGACAACCACCGCAAGGTGCTCAACGAGTACATCGAGTACATGACCAAGGTGTGCGTCCTCTTGGGGGCGAACGAGTCGGAGGCCCGCACCCAAATGATCGGCGTGATCAACTTCGAGAAGAAGCTGGCCAACATCACCATCCCGCTGGAGGACCGGCGCAACGAGGAGGCCATGTACCATCCGATGCAGCTGCGCCAGCTGGCCAAGCTGGCCCCGTTCCTCAACTGGACGGACCACTTCGACAACGCCATGCAGATGGTGGGCCGCCGTGTCACCGACGACGAGGTGGTGGTCGTCTACGCCCCCGACTTCCTCAAGAATCTGTCGGACATCATCCTCAAGATGGAGCAGACCGATGAGGGAAAAAT CACCCTGAACAACTATCTCGTGTGGCAGGCGGTGCGCACGCTGACCAGCTGTCTGTCCAAGCCCTTCCGCGATGCCTACAAGGGCGTGAGGAAGGCCCTCATGGGATCGGATGGCGGCGAGGAGATCTGGCGGTATTGCGTCTCGGACACCAACAACGTGGTGGGGTTCGCCGTGGGCGCCATCTTCGTGCGCCAGGCCTTCCACGGTGAGTCCAAGCCGGCCGCCGAGCAGATGATCGGCGAGATCCGCGAGGCTTTCAAGACGAACCTGCAGAATTTGACCTGGGTGGACAAGCAGACGCGCGAGAAGGCCATCGAGAAGGCCAACGAGATCTCGGACATGATCGGGTTCCCCGATTACATCCTGGACCCCGTCGAGCTGGACAAGAAGTACGCGGAGCTGAACATCACGCCGAACGCCTACTTCGAGAACAACATCCAGGTGGCCATCTACAACCTGAAGAGCAACCTGAAGCGCCTCGACCAGCCGGTGAACAAGACCAACTGGGGCATGACCCCGCAGACGGTCAATGCCTACTACACGCCCACCAAGAACCAGATCGTCTTCCCCGCGGGCATCCTGCAGACGCCCTTCTTCGACATCAACAACCCCAAGAGCCTCAACTTCGGGGCCATGGGCGTGGTCATGGGCCACGAGCTGACCCACGCCTTCGACGACCAGGGGCGCGAGTACGACAAGTTCGGTAACATCAACCGGTGGTGGGACCCGAAGAGCATCGAGCGCTTCAACGAGAAGTCCGAGTGCATCGCCCGTCAGTACAGTGGGTACAAGATGAACGGACGCACCCTCAACGGCAAGCAGACGCTGG GCGAGAACATAGCCGACAATGGCGGTCTGAAGGCGGCCTACCACGCCTACCAGCGCACCAAGAGCGACCGGGATGTGGATGTCCTGAAGCTGCCCGGCCTGAATCTCACCCACTCGCAGCTCTTCTTTGTGTCGTTTGCCCAG GTTTGGTGCTCCAGCACCACGGATGAAACGAACCTGCTGCAGATGGAGAAGGATCCGCACTCACCGTCGCAGTTCCGGGTGATCGGCACATTGTCGAACATGAAGGAGTTCGCCGAGGTCTTTCAGTGCAAGGCCGGCAAGCGAATGAACCCCACCGAAAAGTGCGAGGTGTGGTAA
- the LOC128264538 gene encoding neprilysin-3 isoform X2 encodes MWISDCRSMTRYKQTEFTEDDSSSIGGIQLNEATGHTGMQIRYHTARATWNWRSRNKTEKWLLITTFVMALTIFTLLIVLFTDGGGSDGTKHVLHVQPHQKECPAGSELPCLNKHCIFASSEILKSIDVTVDPCDDFYGYSCNQWIKNNPIPEGKSTWGTFGKLEQMNQLIIRNVLEKPAKSFKSEAERKAKVYYESCLDADEHMEKLGAKPMNDLLLQIGGWNVTKSGYNVANWTMGRTLKILHNKYNFNCLFGWAIGEDDKNSSRHVIQIDQGGLTLPTADYYNNKTDNHRKVLNEYIEYMTKVCVLLGANESEARTQMIGVINFEKKLANITIPLEDRRNEEAMYHPMQLRQLAKLAPFLNWTDHFDNAMQMVGRRVTDDEVVVVYAPDFLKNLSDIILKMEQTDEGKITLNNYLVWQAVRTLTSCLSKPFRDAYKGVRKALMGSDGGEEIWRYCVSDTNNVVGFAVGAIFVRQAFHGESKPAAEQMIGEIREAFKTNLQNLTWVDKQTREKAIEKANEISDMIGFPDYILDPVELDKKYAELNITPNAYFENNIQVAIYNLKSNLKRLDQPVNKTNWGMTPQTVNAYYTPTKNQIVFPAGILQTPFFDINNPKSLNFGAMGVVMGHELTHAFDDQGREYDKFGNINRWWDPKSIERFNEKSECIARQYSGYKMNGRTLNGKQTLGENIADNGGLKAAYHAYQRTKSDRDVDVLKLPGLNLTHSQLFFVSFAQVWCSSTTDETNLLQMEKDPHSPSQFRVIGTLSNMKEFAEVFQCKAGKRMNPTEKCEVW; translated from the exons ATGTGGATCTCCGACTGCCGTTCG ATGACGCGCTACAAGCAGACCGAATTCACGGAAGACGACTCGAGTTCCATCGGCGGCATTCAATTGAATGAGGCCACCGGCCACACTGGCATGCAGATACGCTACCACACCGCTCGG GCAACATGGAATTGGCGTTCGAGGAACAAGACGGAGAAATGGCTGCTCATCACCACCTTTGTAATGGCCCTCACGATCTTCACGCTCCTGATCGTCCTTTTCACAGACGGAGGCGGCAGCGATGGCACCAAGCACGTCCTGCACGTCCAACCCCACCAGAAAG AGTGTCCCGCGGGAAGTGAGCTTCCCTGTTTGAATAAGCACTGCATCTTCGCCTCCAGCGAGATCCTCAAGTCCATCGACGTGACGGTTGATCCCTGCGATGACTTCTACGGATATTCCTG CAATCAGTGGATCAAGAACAACCCCATTCCCGAGGGCAAGTCCACGTGGGGCACGTTTGGTAAGCTGGAGCAGATGAACCAGCTGATCATCCGCAACGTGCTGGAGAAGCCGGCCAAGAGTTTTAAGTCGGAGGCCGAGCGAAAGGCCAAAGTATACTACGAGTCCTGCCTGGACGCGGATGAGCACATGGAGAAGCTGGGGGCCAAGCCCATGAACGACCTTCTGCTGCAGATTGGCGGCTGGAACGTGACCAAGAGCGGCTACAACGTGGCCAACTGGACGATGGGCCGCACCCTCAAGATACTACACAACAA ATACAACTTCAACTGCCTGTTTGGCTGGGCGATCGGGGAGGACGACAAGAACTCTTCGCGCCACGTCATCCAGATCGACCAGGGCGGCCTGACCCTGCCCACCGCCGACTACTACAACAACAAGACGGACAACCACCGCAAGGTGCTCAACGAGTACATCGAGTACATGACCAAGGTGTGCGTCCTCTTGGGGGCGAACGAGTCGGAGGCCCGCACCCAAATGATCGGCGTGATCAACTTCGAGAAGAAGCTGGCCAACATCACCATCCCGCTGGAGGACCGGCGCAACGAGGAGGCCATGTACCATCCGATGCAGCTGCGCCAGCTGGCCAAGCTGGCCCCGTTCCTCAACTGGACGGACCACTTCGACAACGCCATGCAGATGGTGGGCCGCCGTGTCACCGACGACGAGGTGGTGGTCGTCTACGCCCCCGACTTCCTCAAGAATCTGTCGGACATCATCCTCAAGATGGAGCAGACCGATGAGGGAAAAAT CACCCTGAACAACTATCTCGTGTGGCAGGCGGTGCGCACGCTGACCAGCTGTCTGTCCAAGCCCTTCCGCGATGCCTACAAGGGCGTGAGGAAGGCCCTCATGGGATCGGATGGCGGCGAGGAGATCTGGCGGTATTGCGTCTCGGACACCAACAACGTGGTGGGGTTCGCCGTGGGCGCCATCTTCGTGCGCCAGGCCTTCCACGGTGAGTCCAAGCCGGCCGCCGAGCAGATGATCGGCGAGATCCGCGAGGCTTTCAAGACGAACCTGCAGAATTTGACCTGGGTGGACAAGCAGACGCGCGAGAAGGCCATCGAGAAGGCCAACGAGATCTCGGACATGATCGGGTTCCCCGATTACATCCTGGACCCCGTCGAGCTGGACAAGAAGTACGCGGAGCTGAACATCACGCCGAACGCCTACTTCGAGAACAACATCCAGGTGGCCATCTACAACCTGAAGAGCAACCTGAAGCGCCTCGACCAGCCGGTGAACAAGACCAACTGGGGCATGACCCCGCAGACGGTCAATGCCTACTACACGCCCACCAAGAACCAGATCGTCTTCCCCGCGGGCATCCTGCAGACGCCCTTCTTCGACATCAACAACCCCAAGAGCCTCAACTTCGGGGCCATGGGCGTGGTCATGGGCCACGAGCTGACCCACGCCTTCGACGACCAGGGGCGCGAGTACGACAAGTTCGGTAACATCAACCGGTGGTGGGACCCGAAGAGCATCGAGCGCTTCAACGAGAAGTCCGAGTGCATCGCCCGTCAGTACAGTGGGTACAAGATGAACGGACGCACCCTCAACGGCAAGCAGACGCTGG GCGAGAACATAGCCGACAATGGCGGTCTGAAGGCGGCCTACCACGCCTACCAGCGCACCAAGAGCGACCGGGATGTGGATGTCCTGAAGCTGCCCGGCCTGAATCTCACCCACTCGCAGCTCTTCTTTGTGTCGTTTGCCCAG GTTTGGTGCTCCAGCACCACGGATGAAACGAACCTGCTGCAGATGGAGAAGGATCCGCACTCACCGTCGCAGTTCCGGGTGATCGGCACATTGTCGAACATGAAGGAGTTCGCCGAGGTCTTTCAGTGCAAGGCCGGCAAGCGAATGAACCCCACCGAAAAGTGCGAGGTGTGGTAA
- the LOC128264543 gene encoding uncharacterized protein LOC128264543, with protein MSNFNRILSGSIVICLALAKFSAVNAQAGTVHWNNGNTAGVGAWSNAQSGGMHPPGSLSGQDPQYSYGYAGIDSRGSYGGAGGNGAYYVSGTDEHGRPFSYGNQAEQPGQPGYMGVRPDPNYPGSYGYQNAAGVISTSVLSTLALALVLTLATTRL; from the exons ATGTCGAATTTCAATCGGATCTTGAGTGGCAGCATTGTGATCTGCTTGGCACTCGCCAAATTTAGTGCGG TGAACGCTCAGGCCGGAACGGTGCACTGGAACAATGGGAATACGGCTGGCGTGGGCGCCTGGTCGAACGCTCAGTCGGGCGGAATGCATCCGCCGGGCAGTCTCAGTGGCCAGGATCCGCAGTACAGCTACGGCTACGCCGGAATCGATTCGAGGGGCTCGTATGGCGGAGCGGGCGGCAACGGAGCGTACTACGTAAGCGGCACGGATGAGCACGGCCGACCCTTTTCCTACGGCAACCAGGCCGAGCAGCCCGGACAGCCCGGCTACATGGGCGTGCGGCCGGATCCCAACTATCCGGGGTCCTACGGCTACCAGAACGCGGCCGGGGTCATTAGCACCTCGGTGCTGTCGACCCTGGCATTAGCACTTGTCCTAACGCTGGCCACCACGCGACTTTAA